A region from the Arvicola amphibius chromosome 12, mArvAmp1.2, whole genome shotgun sequence genome encodes:
- the Fcgr2b gene encoding low affinity immunoglobulin gamma Fc region receptor II-b isoform X2, with product MRIPSFLPLPPESNWAACMLSQTLCQVLLWAAVLNLVAGTHADLPKAVVKLEPPWIPVLKEDSVTLKCEGTHNPGNYSTQWLHNGRSLQSQVRPNYTFKATVNDSGEYQCRLEQTILSDPVQLEVIADWLLLQTPQLVFEEGETIILRCHSWRNKPLNKITLYQNGKSVKYRQSNGNFSISKANHSHSGDYHCTAFLGKGRHMSRSVTITVQAPRSSGGSVPVLTIVAAVTGIAVATLVIILVSLIYIKQKQAPALPGNPDHREMGDTLPKEVGEYSVPSEGSVPGSPGPPCGQEPASNSYYNTPDLREVAKTEVENTITYSLLKHPEVPDEDAESDYQKHI from the exons ATGCGCATCCCATCATTCCTACCTCTCCCCCCGGAGAGCAACTGGGCTGCCTGTATGCTCTCCCAGACTTTGTGCCAAGTGCTACTGTGGGCAGCTGTGCTAA ATCTTGTTGCTGGGACACATG CGGATCTCCCCAAGGCCGTGGTGAAACTTGAGCCCCCATGGATCCCAGTGCTCAAGGAGGACAGTGTGACATTGAAGTGCGAAGGGACCCACAACCCTGGGAACTATTCGACCCAGTGGCTCCACAATGGGAGGTCCCTCCAGAGCCAGGTCCGGCCCAACTACACGTTTAAAGCCACAGTCAATGACAGTGGAGAATACCAGTGCAGACTGGAGCAGACCATCCTCAGCGACCCTGTACAACTGGAAGTGATTGCCG ACTGGCTGCTGCTCCAGACCCCTCAACTGGTGTTTGAGGAAGGGGAAACCATCATCTTGAGGTGCCATAGCTGGAGGAACAAACCCCTGAACAAGATCACATTATACCAGAATGGAAAATCTGTGAAATATCGTCAGTCCAATGGCAACTTCTCCATCTCCAAAGCAAATCACAGCCACAGCGGTGATTACCACTGCACAGCATTCCTAGGAAAGGGAAGACACATGTCGAGGTCTGTGACCATCACCGTCCAAG CCCCCAGATCCAGCGGCGGCTCTGTACCAGTCTTGACCATTGTAGCCGCCGTCACTGGAATTGCTGTGGCAACCCTTGTTATTATCCTGGTATCCTTGATCTACATCAAGCAAAAACAGGCTCCAG CTCTCCCAGGAAACCCTGATCACAGGGAAATGGGAGATACCCTTCCCAAGGAAGTAGGTGAGTACAGCGTGCCCTCTGAGGGTTCAGTGCCGGGCAGCCCAGGGCCTCCATGTGGACAGGAACCAGCAAGCAACAGCTATT ACAATACTCCTGATCTCAGAGAAGTTGCCAAAACTGAG GTTGAGAATACAATCACCTACTCACTTCTCAAGCATCCCGAGGTTCCGGATGAAGATGCAGAATCTGATTACCAGAAACACATTTAA
- the Fcgr2b gene encoding low affinity immunoglobulin gamma Fc region receptor II-b isoform X1 → MRIPSFLPLPPESNWAACMLSQTLCQVLLWAAVLNLVAGTHADLPKAVVKLEPPWIPVLKEDSVTLKCEGTHNPGNYSTQWLHNGRSLQSQVRPNYTFKATVNDSGEYQCRLEQTILSDPVQLEVIADWLLLQTPQLVFEEGETIILRCHSWRNKPLNKITLYQNGKSVKYRQSNGNFSISKANHSHSGDYHCTAFLGKGRHMSRSVTITVQAPRSSGGSVPVLTIVAAVTGIAVATLVIILVSLIYIKQKQAPDNTPDLREVAKTEVENTITYSLLKHPEVPDEDAESDYQKHI, encoded by the exons ATGCGCATCCCATCATTCCTACCTCTCCCCCCGGAGAGCAACTGGGCTGCCTGTATGCTCTCCCAGACTTTGTGCCAAGTGCTACTGTGGGCAGCTGTGCTAA ATCTTGTTGCTGGGACACATG CGGATCTCCCCAAGGCCGTGGTGAAACTTGAGCCCCCATGGATCCCAGTGCTCAAGGAGGACAGTGTGACATTGAAGTGCGAAGGGACCCACAACCCTGGGAACTATTCGACCCAGTGGCTCCACAATGGGAGGTCCCTCCAGAGCCAGGTCCGGCCCAACTACACGTTTAAAGCCACAGTCAATGACAGTGGAGAATACCAGTGCAGACTGGAGCAGACCATCCTCAGCGACCCTGTACAACTGGAAGTGATTGCCG ACTGGCTGCTGCTCCAGACCCCTCAACTGGTGTTTGAGGAAGGGGAAACCATCATCTTGAGGTGCCATAGCTGGAGGAACAAACCCCTGAACAAGATCACATTATACCAGAATGGAAAATCTGTGAAATATCGTCAGTCCAATGGCAACTTCTCCATCTCCAAAGCAAATCACAGCCACAGCGGTGATTACCACTGCACAGCATTCCTAGGAAAGGGAAGACACATGTCGAGGTCTGTGACCATCACCGTCCAAG CCCCCAGATCCAGCGGCGGCTCTGTACCAGTCTTGACCATTGTAGCCGCCGTCACTGGAATTGCTGTGGCAACCCTTGTTATTATCCTGGTATCCTTGATCTACATCAAGCAAAAACAGGCTCCAG ACAATACTCCTGATCTCAGAGAAGTTGCCAAAACTGAG GTTGAGAATACAATCACCTACTCACTTCTCAAGCATCCCGAGGTTCCGGATGAAGATGCAGAATCTGATTACCAGAAACACATTTAA